The following coding sequences lie in one Syngnathoides biaculeatus isolate LvHL_M chromosome 16, ASM1980259v1, whole genome shotgun sequence genomic window:
- the gaa gene encoding lysosomal alpha-glucosidase isoform X8: MVRALRSGAAWRSSSGQKQQQQQPRRPLHRRVPGGPVWIHREACIQRKARHEQHGGSSPVCRAVSAAVHHSGVLAGLRPRGALHVPPPGPQLDLVDPLEPGHGTSRRCKSLRVSPVLRGPGGGRTRARGLPPQQQRHGGVLAAFASPHVGVHRRSPGPLRFHGSRRSERCPTVPANHRSARDASLLVAGLPLVSLGLQKHQRNAGGRSADARRRLPHGCAMERPGLREPRQSLHRGPVAIRGPEGDGGALPPKRRQDPGISARSPPGTYRPFDDGLKRDVFIKNATGHLLLGEVWPGLTAFPDFTNPETARWWQDCIVDFYSKVPVDGLWIDMNEPTSFVSGSTEGCPDTELENPPYTPRVLGGRLSSWTLCMSARQKRSAHYDLHNTYGLTQAFATHRALVRARGRRPFVLSRSSFPSIGRFSGVWTGDVRSDWEQLAFSIPSVLRLGLFGVPLAGADVCGFGGDAGEELCVRWTQLGAFYPFMRNHNDRPNAPQEPFVFGAEARAAMRDALRLRYSLLPFLYTLFHHAHARGDTVARPLFLEFPADPRCRRVDRQFLWGSCLLVSPVLEEGASEVSAYLPPGTWYDLRSGRPTYSRGDDALLPAPLDVINIHVREGHIIPMQEPALTTTASRKKAFLLTAALSAEGSARGDLFWDDGDGVDTFQTGNYSYLLFTAKQSQVTGDPLRLNGALDGLVLGGVRVLGVPSPPRRVFADGEEVEDFAYDADTKVSRGPPTGDLPEADAAFVASRRFCESAGWPCPCQTGSESSGNSDATLPLAGDAAGGPFSPKRQLGGQCLIS, encoded by the exons ATGGTCCGAGCGCTACGAAGTGGAGCTGCCTGGCGGAGTTCCTCAGGgcaaaagcagcagcagcagcagccgagACGCCCTCTACACCGTCGAGTACCAGGCGGACCCGTTTGGATTCATCGTGAGGCGTGCATCCAACGGAAGGCCCGT CATGAACAGCACGGTGGCTCCTCTCCTGTTTGCCGAGCAGTATCTGCAGCTGTCCACCACTCTGGCGTCCTGGCTGGTCTCCGGCCTCGGGGAGCATTACACGTCCCTCCTCCTGGACCTCAACTGGACCTCGTTGACCCTCTGGAACCGGGACATGGCACCTCAC gccGGTGCAAATCTCTACGGGTCTCACCCGTTCTACGTGGTCCAGGAGGAGGACGGACTCGCGCACGGGGTCTTCCTCCTCAACAGCAACGCCATGG AGGTGTTCTTGCAGCCTTTGCCAGCCCTCACGTGGGTGTCCACCGGCGGAGTCCTGGACCTCTTCGTTTTCATGGGTCCCGACGCTCAGAGCGTTGTCCGACAGTACCTGCAAATCATCG GTCAGCCCGCGATGCCTCCCTACTGGTCGCTGGGCTTCCACTTGTGTCGTTGGGGCTACAAAAGCACCAACGCAACGCGGGAGGTCGCTCGGCGGATGCACGACGCCGACTTCCCCATG gatGTGCAATGGAACGACCTGGACTACGCGAGCCAAGGCAGAGTCTTCACCGTGGACCCGTTGCGATTCGGGGACCTGAAGGAGACGGTGGAGCACTTCCACCGAAGCGGCGTCAA GATCCCGGGATCAGCGCCAGGAGTCCTCCCGGAACGTACCGCCCCTTCGATGACGGACTCAAACGGGACGTCTTCATCAAAAACGCCACCGGTCACCTCCTGCTCGGCGAG GTCTGGCCCGGTCTCACGGCCTTCCCCGACTTCACCAACCCGGAAACCGCACGCTGGTGGCAAGACTgtattgtggatttttattccaAAGTGCCTGTGGATGGTTTATGGATT GACATGAACGAACCAACCAGTTTCGTGTCGGGCTCGACGGAGGGTTGCCCCGACACCGAGCTCGAGAACCCGCCGTACACACCTA GAGTGCTGGGAGGCCGCCTGAGCTCTTGGACGCTTTGCATGTCGGCCCGCCAAAAGCGCTCGGCCCACTACGACCTGCACAACACGTACGGACTCACGCAAGCGTTCGCCACTCACAG GGCGCTGGTGAGAGCGCGAGGGCGGAGGCCCTTCGTCCTGTCCCGCTCGTCCTTCCCGAGCATCGGACGCTTCTCCGGAGTGTGGACGGGAGACGTCCGCAGCGACTGGGAACAGCTGGCGTTCTCCATCCCGT CGGTGCTGCGCTTGGGCCTCTTCGGGGTCCCCCTGGCGGGGGCGGACGTCTGCGGCTTCGGGGGCGACGCCGGCGAGGAGCTGTGCGTGCGCTGGACGCAACTGGGGGCCTTCTACCCGTTCATGAGGAACCACAACGACCGGCCCAACGCC CCTCAGGAGCCGTTCGTCTTCGGCGCCGAGGCCCGAGCGGCCATGCGGGACGCGCTGCGCCTTCGTTACAGCCTGCTGCCGTTCCTCTACACGCTGTTCCACCACGCCCACGCCCGCGGAGACACCGTAGCCAGGCCGCTTTTCCTGGA GTTCCCCGCCGACCCTCGCTGCCGGCGCGTCGACAGACAATTCCTGTGGGGGAGTTGTCTCCTCGTCAGTCCGGTTTTGGAGGAGGGCGCGTCGGAGGTGTCCGCTTACCTGCCGCCCGGCACGTGGTACGACCTGCGCAGC GGGCGGCCGACGTACAGCCGAGGCGACGACGCGCTTCTGCCCGCCCCTCTGGACGTCATCAATATCCATGTGAGGGAGGGGCACATCATCCCCATGCAG GAGCCCGCGCTAACGACCACGGCGTCCCGCAAGAAGGCCTTCCTCCTCACGGCGGCGCTCTCGGCGGAAGGCTCGGCCCGGGGCGACTTGTTCTGGGACGACGGCGACGGCGTCGACACCTTCCAAACGGGAAATTACTCCTATCTCCTCTTCACTGCCAAACAG TCGCAGGTGACCGGCGATCCGCTCCGGCTGAACGGAGCCCTGGACGGTCTGGTTCTGGGTGGCGTGCGGGTGTTGGGCGTGCCCTCGCCGCCCCGACGCGTTTTCGCCGACGGGGAGGAAGTCGAGGATTTTGCGTACGACGCCGACACGAAGGTCAGTCGGGGGCCGCCGACAGGCGACCTTCCCGAAGCCGACGCCGCATTCGTTGCTTCCCGCAGGTTCTGCGAGTCGGCGGGCTGGCCTTGCCCATGTCAAACGGGTTCCGAGTCCAGTGGCAACTCTGATGCGACGCTTCCTCTCGCCGGCGATGCCGCCGGAGGCCCGTTTTCACCCAAACGGCAGCTCGGTGGTCAATGTCTCATTTCATAA
- the gaa gene encoding lysosomal alpha-glucosidase isoform X7: MVRALRSGAAWRSSSGQKQQQQQPRRPLHRRVPGGPVWIHREACIQRKARHEQHGGSSPVCRAVSAAVHHSGVLAGLRPRGALHVPPPGPQLDLVDPLEPGHGTSRRCKSLRVSPVLRGPGGGRTRARGLPPQQQRHGGVLAAFASPHVGVHRRSPGPLRFHGSRRSERCPTVPANHRSARDASLLVAGLPLVSLGLQKHQRNAGGRSADARRRLPHGCAMERPGLREPRQSLHRGPVAIRGPEGDGGALPPKRRQDPGISARSPPGTYRPFDDGLKRDVFIKNATGHLLLGEVGRGFGSLVARRRRTTSTPPCACVQVWPGLTAFPDFTNPETARWWQDCIVDFYSKVPVDGLWIDMNEPTSFVSGSTEGCPDTELENPPYTPRVLGGRLSSWTLCMSARQKRSAHYDLHNTYGLTQAFATHRALVRARGRRPFVLSRSSFPSIGRFSGVWTGDVRSDWEQLAFSIPSVLRLGLFGVPLAGADVCGFGGDAGEELCVRWTQLGAFYPFMRNHNDRPNAPQEPFVFGAEARAAMRDALRLRYSLLPFLYTLFHHAHARGDTVARPLFLEFPADPRCRRVDRQFLWGSCLLVSPVLEEGASEVSAYLPPGTWYDLRSGRPTYSRGDDALLPAPLDVINIHVREGHIIPMQEPALTTTASRKKAFLLTAALSAEGSARGDLFWDDGDGVDTFQTGNYSYLLFTAKQSQVTGDPLRLNGALDGLVLGGVRVLGVPSPPRRVFADGEEVEDFAYDADTKVSRGPPTGDLPEADAAFVASRRFCESAGWPCPCQTGSESSGNSDATLPLAGDAAGGPFSPKRQLGGQCLIS, from the exons ATGGTCCGAGCGCTACGAAGTGGAGCTGCCTGGCGGAGTTCCTCAGGgcaaaagcagcagcagcagcagccgagACGCCCTCTACACCGTCGAGTACCAGGCGGACCCGTTTGGATTCATCGTGAGGCGTGCATCCAACGGAAGGCCCGT CATGAACAGCACGGTGGCTCCTCTCCTGTTTGCCGAGCAGTATCTGCAGCTGTCCACCACTCTGGCGTCCTGGCTGGTCTCCGGCCTCGGGGAGCATTACACGTCCCTCCTCCTGGACCTCAACTGGACCTCGTTGACCCTCTGGAACCGGGACATGGCACCTCAC gccGGTGCAAATCTCTACGGGTCTCACCCGTTCTACGTGGTCCAGGAGGAGGACGGACTCGCGCACGGGGTCTTCCTCCTCAACAGCAACGCCATGG AGGTGTTCTTGCAGCCTTTGCCAGCCCTCACGTGGGTGTCCACCGGCGGAGTCCTGGACCTCTTCGTTTTCATGGGTCCCGACGCTCAGAGCGTTGTCCGACAGTACCTGCAAATCATCG GTCAGCCCGCGATGCCTCCCTACTGGTCGCTGGGCTTCCACTTGTGTCGTTGGGGCTACAAAAGCACCAACGCAACGCGGGAGGTCGCTCGGCGGATGCACGACGCCGACTTCCCCATG gatGTGCAATGGAACGACCTGGACTACGCGAGCCAAGGCAGAGTCTTCACCGTGGACCCGTTGCGATTCGGGGACCTGAAGGAGACGGTGGAGCACTTCCACCGAAGCGGCGTCAA GATCCCGGGATCAGCGCCAGGAGTCCTCCCGGAACGTACCGCCCCTTCGATGACGGACTCAAACGGGACGTCTTCATCAAAAACGCCACCGGTCACCTCCTGCTCGGCGAGGTTGGACGCGGATTCGGGTCTTTGGTGGCGCGTCGGCGTCGTACGACAAGTACACCCCCTTGTGCCTGTGTTCAGGTCTGGCCCGGTCTCACGGCCTTCCCCGACTTCACCAACCCGGAAACCGCACGCTGGTGGCAAGACTgtattgtggatttttattccaAAGTGCCTGTGGATGGTTTATGGATT GACATGAACGAACCAACCAGTTTCGTGTCGGGCTCGACGGAGGGTTGCCCCGACACCGAGCTCGAGAACCCGCCGTACACACCTA GAGTGCTGGGAGGCCGCCTGAGCTCTTGGACGCTTTGCATGTCGGCCCGCCAAAAGCGCTCGGCCCACTACGACCTGCACAACACGTACGGACTCACGCAAGCGTTCGCCACTCACAG GGCGCTGGTGAGAGCGCGAGGGCGGAGGCCCTTCGTCCTGTCCCGCTCGTCCTTCCCGAGCATCGGACGCTTCTCCGGAGTGTGGACGGGAGACGTCCGCAGCGACTGGGAACAGCTGGCGTTCTCCATCCCGT CGGTGCTGCGCTTGGGCCTCTTCGGGGTCCCCCTGGCGGGGGCGGACGTCTGCGGCTTCGGGGGCGACGCCGGCGAGGAGCTGTGCGTGCGCTGGACGCAACTGGGGGCCTTCTACCCGTTCATGAGGAACCACAACGACCGGCCCAACGCC CCTCAGGAGCCGTTCGTCTTCGGCGCCGAGGCCCGAGCGGCCATGCGGGACGCGCTGCGCCTTCGTTACAGCCTGCTGCCGTTCCTCTACACGCTGTTCCACCACGCCCACGCCCGCGGAGACACCGTAGCCAGGCCGCTTTTCCTGGA GTTCCCCGCCGACCCTCGCTGCCGGCGCGTCGACAGACAATTCCTGTGGGGGAGTTGTCTCCTCGTCAGTCCGGTTTTGGAGGAGGGCGCGTCGGAGGTGTCCGCTTACCTGCCGCCCGGCACGTGGTACGACCTGCGCAGC GGGCGGCCGACGTACAGCCGAGGCGACGACGCGCTTCTGCCCGCCCCTCTGGACGTCATCAATATCCATGTGAGGGAGGGGCACATCATCCCCATGCAG GAGCCCGCGCTAACGACCACGGCGTCCCGCAAGAAGGCCTTCCTCCTCACGGCGGCGCTCTCGGCGGAAGGCTCGGCCCGGGGCGACTTGTTCTGGGACGACGGCGACGGCGTCGACACCTTCCAAACGGGAAATTACTCCTATCTCCTCTTCACTGCCAAACAG TCGCAGGTGACCGGCGATCCGCTCCGGCTGAACGGAGCCCTGGACGGTCTGGTTCTGGGTGGCGTGCGGGTGTTGGGCGTGCCCTCGCCGCCCCGACGCGTTTTCGCCGACGGGGAGGAAGTCGAGGATTTTGCGTACGACGCCGACACGAAGGTCAGTCGGGGGCCGCCGACAGGCGACCTTCCCGAAGCCGACGCCGCATTCGTTGCTTCCCGCAGGTTCTGCGAGTCGGCGGGCTGGCCTTGCCCATGTCAAACGGGTTCCGAGTCCAGTGGCAACTCTGATGCGACGCTTCCTCTCGCCGGCGATGCCGCCGGAGGCCCGTTTTCACCCAAACGGCAGCTCGGTGGTCAATGTCTCATTTCATAA